Proteins co-encoded in one Anabas testudineus chromosome 8, fAnaTes1.2, whole genome shotgun sequence genomic window:
- the usp36 gene encoding ubiquitin carboxyl-terminal hydrolase 36 isoform X1, producing the protein MPIVDKLKEALKPGRKETGDEGDLNKLLASSAKKVLLQKIEFEPASKGFSYQLDSLKNKYVILNPRNEGATGQKPTEPVQIKRQVSENVVGGQSDGIPAPQKMLFPGNKLTLKWERVYRVGAGLHNLGNTCFLNSTVQCLTYTPPLANYLLSKEHSRACHQSGFCMICIMQNHIIQAFANTGNAIKPVSFIRDLKRIARHFRFGSQEDAHEFLRYTIDAMQKACLNGYSKLDRQTQATTLVHQIFGGYLRSRVKCSICKSVSDTYDPYLDIAVEIRQAANIVRALELFVKPDVLSGENAYMCAKCKKKVPATKRFTVHRTSNVLTLSLKRFANFSGGKITKDVGYPEFLNIRPYMSQSSGDPVMYGLYAVLVHSGYSCHAGHYYCYVKASNGQWYQMNDSMVHSSNIKVVLNQQAYVLFYLRIPETKKNADGQSTKQGVFNAGKNSISSEQIKRANLNGPLSSPQVTKKLEPAQLRKIQSMDGGLGLPISRNGVSTQPQPRLSNWTSSSNGPPKLPGGPTVIEEPLKKLKKPFPQSQTQSRSSTPTPSNNGVNRTEGDKKQGGEGRGMAVSTSFKSLSDSSSADTTDSKDFVGPKSAPVGETPSTPRKGSNGLASPAKSVECSQSTEEQKMAKIKPPALNNITSEVTGTMSPPPAKKLALSAKKAHSRSPSNIDALPPLPRQLSSDPTHQNQLNPLTFASPSHTHRASPFHSPEVQSFAFKQQSPQKQSPLSTLQKPSASLSVKTNRLHSTSPKSPKSSKNLSPVVQDPGLNGTKAEKVNQKKKKKKKRHHFEVEGDAEPVVSPAAVTNLVEAASDKKRKKKKKKRKRENEDGDTVKERECVPSHLDTSSQEEDWCEGGIWSLTSHSDAEQPKHKPQVAVTPQVQSESNQNQQDRDSVMGVLKKKKKKKKKMQQVEDLQHTTPAGSPSESSTQEIKATVVQNDTGDSIMLKKKLKMKKKRLKEEVRQWEESRRCSDGPSDEHEASEPTAKKNTTEDNRKGKQSAATVVVWDSQVKDGYRRSQAPVADGCALGDNTSSHAAPLAWDGKRTSGVVEELLRNARDKAYGASVLSWDGDVSAISRDAIEDVRQAKCDTVIDEWDEDFDRGKVKKIKNYKREKWRCGSSMFQKIQDRRNKWSVTPGGKRVFGVRR; encoded by the exons ATGCCAATAGTGGATAAACTCAAGGAGGCACTAAAACCTGGCCGAAAGGAGACAGGTGATGAGGGTGACCTCAACAAGCTGTTGGCTTCTTCTGCCAAGAAGGTCCTTTTGCAGAAGATAGAGTTTGAGCCCGCCAGCAAGGGGTTCTCCTATCAGCTGGACAGCTTAAAAAACAAGTATGTGATCCTCAATCCAAGGAATGAGGGTGCTACAGGACAGAAGCCCACAGAGCCTGTCCAAATAAAGAGGCAAG TCTCAGAGAACGTAGTTGGGGGCCAGAGCGATGGGATCCCCGCTCCACAGAAGATGCTCTTTCCAGGGAACAAGCTTACCCTTAAATGGGAGCGTGTGTACAGGGTGGGAGCCGGCCTCCACAACCTGGGAAACACCTGCTTCCTTAACTCCACAGTGCAGTGTCTCACCTACACGCCACCACTTGCCAACTACTTACTCTCAAAGGAGCACAGCCGTGCCT GTCACCAGTCAGGCTTTTGTATGATCTGTATAATGCAGAACCATATCATCCAAGCTTTTGCCAACACAGGCAACGCCATCAAGCCTGTCTCCTTCATCAGAGACCTGAAAA GAATCGCCAGACATTTCCGCTTCGGGAGCCAGGAGGATGCGCATGAATTTTTGCGGTACACCATCGATGCCATGCAGAAAGCCTGTCTCAATGGCTATTCCAA GCTAGATAGGCAGACACAGGCCACAACGCTGGTTCACCAGATCTTTGGAGGTTACCTCAGGTCAAGAg TGAAATGCTCTATTTGTAAAAGTGTGTCAGACACCTATGACCCATACCTGGACATTGCTGTGGAGATTCGG CAAGCTGCAAACATTGTACGAGCCCTGGAACTGTTTGTTAAACCGGATGTGTTAAGTGGAGAGAATGCCTACATGTGTGCCAA GTGCAAAAAGAAAGTGCCAGCAACCAAACGTTTCACAGTCCATCGAACATCAAATGTACTGACCCTTTCCCTGAAGAGGTTCGCCAACTTCAGTGGAGGCAAAATAACAAAG GATGTTGGATATCCAGAATTTCTGAACATCCGCCCCTACATGTCTCAGAGCTCAGGCGATCCTGTTATGTATGGCCTTTATGCTGTTCTAGTGCACTCGGGCTACAGTTGTCATGCTGGCCACTATTACTGCTATGTCAAG GCGAGCAATGGACAATGGTACCAAATGAATGATTCAATGGTGCACTCTAGTAACATCAAAGTGGTCTTGAACCAGCAGGCCTATGTGCTTTTCTACCTGAG AATCCCTGAAACCAAGAAGAATGCAGATGGGCAGTCCACCAAGCAGGGGGTTTTCAATGCTGGGAAGAACAGCATATCGTCTGAGCAGATAAAGAGGGCCAACCTGAATGGTCCTCTCTCCTCCCCGCAGGTCACAAAG AAACTCGAGCCTGCACAACTGCGTAAGATCCAGTCCATGGATGGTGGTTTGGGTTTGCCCATTTCTAGGAATGGTGTGAGCACTCAGCCACAGCCCAGACTGTCCAACTGGACATCATCTTCCAATGGACCCCCGAAGCTGCCAGGAGGACCCACGGTTATCGAGGAACCTTTAAAGAAGCTTAAGAAGCCCTTTCCTCAGAGCCAAACACAGTCCCGCAGCAGCACTCCAACCCCTTCCAACAACGGGGTCAACAGGACAGAGGGAGATAAAAAGCAAGGTGGCGAGGGCAGAGGCATGGCAGTGTCTACCTCATTTAAGTCTTTGTCTGACTCTTCCTCTGCCGATACCACTGACTCAAAG GACTTTGTGGGTCCCAAAAGTGCACCAGTAGGGGAGACTCCCTCCACCCCTCGGAAAGGCTCCAATGGCCTAGCGTCTCCAGCCAAGAGTGTCGAGTGCTCTCAGAGCACAGAAGAGCAAAAGATGGCAAAAATAAAACCCCCGGCCCTCAACAACATCACATCCGAAGTCACCGGCACCATGTCTCCGCCACCTGCCAAGAAACTGGCCCTGTCAGCCAAGAAG GCTCACAGCCGGAGTCCGAGCAACATTGATGCTCTGCCCCCTTTGCCACGCCAGCTGTCCAGTGACCCCACGCATCAAAATCAACTTAACCCCCTCACCTTTGCCTCACCTTCTCACACTCACAg AGCCAGTCCATTCCATTCACCTGAAGTCCAGTCATTCGCCTTCAAACAGCAGAGCCCTCAAAAACAGTCCCCTCTCTCCACACTGCAAAAACCAAGCGCCAGCCTTTCTGTTAAAACCAATAGGCTTCATAGTACCAGTCCAAAGAGCCCCAAGTCTTCCAAGAACCTTAGCCCTGTGGTCCAAGATCCAGGCCTCAACGGCACCAAAGCTGAAAAGGTCaaccaaaagaagaagaagaaaaagaagcgGCACCATTTCGAGGTTGAGGGTGATGCAGAGCCAGTCGTGTCTCCTGCAGCAGTGACCAACCTCGTGGAGGCAGCCAGCGACAAGAAAcgcaagaagaaaaagaaaaagagaaagagggagaacgAGGATGGAGATACAGTAAAGGAGAGGGAGTGTGTCCCGTCTCATCTGGACACATCAAGTCAGGAAGAGGATTGGTGTGAGGGTGGCATATGGAGTCTAACATCCCATTCAGATGCTGAACAGCCTAAGCACAAGCCTCAGGTAGCTGTCACCCCCCAGGTTCAGAGTGAGTCAAATCAGAATCAACAGGACAGGGACTCTGTGATGGGAGTGctcaagaagaaaaagaaaaagaaaaagaagatgcaACAAGTGGAGGATCTGCAGCACACAACTCCAGCAGGCTCTCCATCAGAAAG CAGCACGCAAGAGATCAAGGCCACAGTCGTTCAGAACGACACAGGAGATTCAATAatgttgaaaaagaaattaaagatgaaaaagaagagGCTAAAAGAAGAGGTGAGACAGTGGGAGGAGAGCAGGCGGTGTTCAGACGGCCCGAGTGACGAGCATGAAGCATCAGAGCCTACTGCaaaaaagaacacaacagaGGACAACAGAAAAGGCAAACAAAGCGCAG CCACAGTGGTTGTGTGGGACAGCCAAGTGAAGGACGGCTACAGGCGCAGTCAGGCGCCAGTGGCTGATGGATGTGCGTTAGGAGACAACACCTCGAGTCATGCTGCTCCTTTAGCCTGGGACGGCAAAAGAACAAGTGGCGTGGTAGAAGAGCTACTCAGGAACGCCAGAGATAAAGCTTACGGTGCCAGTG TTCTCAGTTGGGATGGAGATGTATCTGCTATTAGCAGAGATGCTATTGAGGATGTCCGCCAGGCAAAGTGTGACACTGTGATCGATGAGTGGGATGAAGACTTTGACAGAGGAAAG gtaaaaaaaattaaaaactataaaagagagaaatggagatGTGGCAGCAGCATGTTCCAGAAGATCCAGGACAGGAGGAACAAGTGGTCTGTAACACCAGGAGGCAAGAGAGTTTTTGGAGTCCGTCGCTGA
- the usp36 gene encoding ubiquitin carboxyl-terminal hydrolase 36 isoform X2 — protein MPIVDKLKEALKPGRKETGDEGDLNKLLASSAKKVLLQKIEFEPASKGFSYQLDSLKNKYVILNPRNEGATGQKPTEPVQIKRQVSENVVGGQSDGIPAPQKMLFPGNKLTLKWERVYRVGAGLHNLGNTCFLNSTVQCLTYTPPLANYLLSKEHSRACHQSGFCMICIMQNHIIQAFANTGNAIKPVSFIRDLKRIARHFRFGSQEDAHEFLRYTIDAMQKACLNGYSKLDRQTQATTLVHQIFGGYLRSRVKCSICKSVSDTYDPYLDIAVEIRQAANIVRALELFVKPDVLSGENAYMCAKCKKKVPATKRFTVHRTSNVLTLSLKRFANFSGGKITKDVGYPEFLNIRPYMSQSSGDPVMYGLYAVLVHSGYSCHAGHYYCYVKASNGQWYQMNDSMVHSSNIKVVLNQQAYVLFYLRIPETKKNADGQSTKQGVFNAGKNSISSEQIKRANLNGPLSSPQVTKKLEPAQLRKIQSMDGGLGLPISRNGVSTQPQPRLSNWTSSSNGPPKLPGGPTVIEEPLKKLKKPFPQSQTQSRSSTPTPSNNGVNRTEGDKKQGGEGRGMAVSTSFKSLSDSSSADTTDSKDFVGPKSAPVGETPSTPRKGSNGLASPAKSVECSQSTEEQKMAKIKPPALNNITSEVTGTMSPPPAKKLALSAKKAHSRSPSNIDALPPLPRQLSSDPTHQNQLNPLTFASPSHTHRASPFHSPEVQSFAFKQQSPQKQSPLSTLQKPSASLSVKTNRLHSTSPKSPKSSKNLSPVVQDPGLNGTKAEKVNQKKKKKKKRHHFEVEGDAEPVVSPAAVTNLVEAASDKKRKKKKKKRKRENEDGDTVKERECVPSHLDTSSQEEDWCEGGIWSLTSHSDAEQPKHKPQVAVTPQVQSESNQNQQDRDSVMGVLKKKKKKKKKMQQVEDLQHTTPAGSPSESTQEIKATVVQNDTGDSIMLKKKLKMKKKRLKEEVRQWEESRRCSDGPSDEHEASEPTAKKNTTEDNRKGKQSAATVVVWDSQVKDGYRRSQAPVADGCALGDNTSSHAAPLAWDGKRTSGVVEELLRNARDKAYGASVLSWDGDVSAISRDAIEDVRQAKCDTVIDEWDEDFDRGKVKKIKNYKREKWRCGSSMFQKIQDRRNKWSVTPGGKRVFGVRR, from the exons ATGCCAATAGTGGATAAACTCAAGGAGGCACTAAAACCTGGCCGAAAGGAGACAGGTGATGAGGGTGACCTCAACAAGCTGTTGGCTTCTTCTGCCAAGAAGGTCCTTTTGCAGAAGATAGAGTTTGAGCCCGCCAGCAAGGGGTTCTCCTATCAGCTGGACAGCTTAAAAAACAAGTATGTGATCCTCAATCCAAGGAATGAGGGTGCTACAGGACAGAAGCCCACAGAGCCTGTCCAAATAAAGAGGCAAG TCTCAGAGAACGTAGTTGGGGGCCAGAGCGATGGGATCCCCGCTCCACAGAAGATGCTCTTTCCAGGGAACAAGCTTACCCTTAAATGGGAGCGTGTGTACAGGGTGGGAGCCGGCCTCCACAACCTGGGAAACACCTGCTTCCTTAACTCCACAGTGCAGTGTCTCACCTACACGCCACCACTTGCCAACTACTTACTCTCAAAGGAGCACAGCCGTGCCT GTCACCAGTCAGGCTTTTGTATGATCTGTATAATGCAGAACCATATCATCCAAGCTTTTGCCAACACAGGCAACGCCATCAAGCCTGTCTCCTTCATCAGAGACCTGAAAA GAATCGCCAGACATTTCCGCTTCGGGAGCCAGGAGGATGCGCATGAATTTTTGCGGTACACCATCGATGCCATGCAGAAAGCCTGTCTCAATGGCTATTCCAA GCTAGATAGGCAGACACAGGCCACAACGCTGGTTCACCAGATCTTTGGAGGTTACCTCAGGTCAAGAg TGAAATGCTCTATTTGTAAAAGTGTGTCAGACACCTATGACCCATACCTGGACATTGCTGTGGAGATTCGG CAAGCTGCAAACATTGTACGAGCCCTGGAACTGTTTGTTAAACCGGATGTGTTAAGTGGAGAGAATGCCTACATGTGTGCCAA GTGCAAAAAGAAAGTGCCAGCAACCAAACGTTTCACAGTCCATCGAACATCAAATGTACTGACCCTTTCCCTGAAGAGGTTCGCCAACTTCAGTGGAGGCAAAATAACAAAG GATGTTGGATATCCAGAATTTCTGAACATCCGCCCCTACATGTCTCAGAGCTCAGGCGATCCTGTTATGTATGGCCTTTATGCTGTTCTAGTGCACTCGGGCTACAGTTGTCATGCTGGCCACTATTACTGCTATGTCAAG GCGAGCAATGGACAATGGTACCAAATGAATGATTCAATGGTGCACTCTAGTAACATCAAAGTGGTCTTGAACCAGCAGGCCTATGTGCTTTTCTACCTGAG AATCCCTGAAACCAAGAAGAATGCAGATGGGCAGTCCACCAAGCAGGGGGTTTTCAATGCTGGGAAGAACAGCATATCGTCTGAGCAGATAAAGAGGGCCAACCTGAATGGTCCTCTCTCCTCCCCGCAGGTCACAAAG AAACTCGAGCCTGCACAACTGCGTAAGATCCAGTCCATGGATGGTGGTTTGGGTTTGCCCATTTCTAGGAATGGTGTGAGCACTCAGCCACAGCCCAGACTGTCCAACTGGACATCATCTTCCAATGGACCCCCGAAGCTGCCAGGAGGACCCACGGTTATCGAGGAACCTTTAAAGAAGCTTAAGAAGCCCTTTCCTCAGAGCCAAACACAGTCCCGCAGCAGCACTCCAACCCCTTCCAACAACGGGGTCAACAGGACAGAGGGAGATAAAAAGCAAGGTGGCGAGGGCAGAGGCATGGCAGTGTCTACCTCATTTAAGTCTTTGTCTGACTCTTCCTCTGCCGATACCACTGACTCAAAG GACTTTGTGGGTCCCAAAAGTGCACCAGTAGGGGAGACTCCCTCCACCCCTCGGAAAGGCTCCAATGGCCTAGCGTCTCCAGCCAAGAGTGTCGAGTGCTCTCAGAGCACAGAAGAGCAAAAGATGGCAAAAATAAAACCCCCGGCCCTCAACAACATCACATCCGAAGTCACCGGCACCATGTCTCCGCCACCTGCCAAGAAACTGGCCCTGTCAGCCAAGAAG GCTCACAGCCGGAGTCCGAGCAACATTGATGCTCTGCCCCCTTTGCCACGCCAGCTGTCCAGTGACCCCACGCATCAAAATCAACTTAACCCCCTCACCTTTGCCTCACCTTCTCACACTCACAg AGCCAGTCCATTCCATTCACCTGAAGTCCAGTCATTCGCCTTCAAACAGCAGAGCCCTCAAAAACAGTCCCCTCTCTCCACACTGCAAAAACCAAGCGCCAGCCTTTCTGTTAAAACCAATAGGCTTCATAGTACCAGTCCAAAGAGCCCCAAGTCTTCCAAGAACCTTAGCCCTGTGGTCCAAGATCCAGGCCTCAACGGCACCAAAGCTGAAAAGGTCaaccaaaagaagaagaagaaaaagaagcgGCACCATTTCGAGGTTGAGGGTGATGCAGAGCCAGTCGTGTCTCCTGCAGCAGTGACCAACCTCGTGGAGGCAGCCAGCGACAAGAAAcgcaagaagaaaaagaaaaagagaaagagggagaacgAGGATGGAGATACAGTAAAGGAGAGGGAGTGTGTCCCGTCTCATCTGGACACATCAAGTCAGGAAGAGGATTGGTGTGAGGGTGGCATATGGAGTCTAACATCCCATTCAGATGCTGAACAGCCTAAGCACAAGCCTCAGGTAGCTGTCACCCCCCAGGTTCAGAGTGAGTCAAATCAGAATCAACAGGACAGGGACTCTGTGATGGGAGTGctcaagaagaaaaagaaaaagaaaaagaagatgcaACAAGTGGAGGATCTGCAGCACACAACTCCAGCAGGCTCTCCATCAGAAAG CACGCAAGAGATCAAGGCCACAGTCGTTCAGAACGACACAGGAGATTCAATAatgttgaaaaagaaattaaagatgaaaaagaagagGCTAAAAGAAGAGGTGAGACAGTGGGAGGAGAGCAGGCGGTGTTCAGACGGCCCGAGTGACGAGCATGAAGCATCAGAGCCTACTGCaaaaaagaacacaacagaGGACAACAGAAAAGGCAAACAAAGCGCAG CCACAGTGGTTGTGTGGGACAGCCAAGTGAAGGACGGCTACAGGCGCAGTCAGGCGCCAGTGGCTGATGGATGTGCGTTAGGAGACAACACCTCGAGTCATGCTGCTCCTTTAGCCTGGGACGGCAAAAGAACAAGTGGCGTGGTAGAAGAGCTACTCAGGAACGCCAGAGATAAAGCTTACGGTGCCAGTG TTCTCAGTTGGGATGGAGATGTATCTGCTATTAGCAGAGATGCTATTGAGGATGTCCGCCAGGCAAAGTGTGACACTGTGATCGATGAGTGGGATGAAGACTTTGACAGAGGAAAG gtaaaaaaaattaaaaactataaaagagagaaatggagatGTGGCAGCAGCATGTTCCAGAAGATCCAGGACAGGAGGAACAAGTGGTCTGTAACACCAGGAGGCAAGAGAGTTTTTGGAGTCCGTCGCTGA
- the timp2b gene encoding metalloproteinase inhibitor 2b codes for MTWPVNSCFLTLAILVLWRVEEIAEACSCSPAHPQQAFCSADIVIRAKVVGRQEIEVGNNIYGYPVTQIKYDIKQLKMFKGPNQDIDAIYTASSSAVCGVTLDASGKEYLITGRLNSDGKMHVTLCHFIEPWTDLTETQEKSLTQRYEMGCECKITRCTSIPCTISSPVECLWTDWVIEKTVNGEQAKHFACIKRSDDSCAWYRGAAPPKKDFLDIEDP; via the exons ATGACCTGGCCGGTGAACAGTTGTTTTCTCACTCTGGCCATCCTGGTTCTTTGGCGAGTGGAAGAAATCGCAGAAGCCTGCAGCTGCTCCCCAGCGCATCCTCAGCAGGCGTTTTGCAGCGCGGACATCG tCATCAGGGCAAAAGTAGTAGGACGACAGGAGATTGAAGTTGGCAACAACATCTATGGATACCCAGTCACACAGATCAAGTATGACATTAAACAGCTCAAG ATGTTCAAAGGACCTAACCAGGATATTGATGCCATCTACACTGCTTCAtcctctgctgtgtgtggagTGACTCTGGATGCTAGTGGCAAGGAGTACCTTATCACAG GCAGACTGAATAGTGATGGGAAGATGCATGTCACACTGTGTCACTTCATTGAGCCCTGGACGGACCTGACGGAGACCCAGGAGAAGAGTCTGACTCAGCGCTATGAAATGGGCTGTGAATGCAAG atcaCTCGCTGCACCTCCATCCCCTGCACAATCAGCAGCCCAGTGGAGTGCCTGTGGACAGACTGGGTAATTGAGAAGACAGTGAACGGAGAGCAGGCCAAACACTTTGCTTGCATTAAGAGAAGTGATGATTCTTGTGCCTGGTACAGAGGGGCTGCACCACCTAAAAAGGATTTCCTGGACATCGAAGACCCTTAA
- the LOC113163760 gene encoding galectin-3-binding protein A: protein MLTRRNVCTLWLLLLLHVSGRAFKFSLYRNPEPHEGDVRLVGSKSVSEGRVEVYHDGKWGTVCDDGWDILEAQVVCRQLHFPGAKDVVIGNDYGPATGPIWLDDLKCKGTETHLFTCEFKGWGLTDCSHKEDVGVVCETASTNLTISDSTYSLDHSFSLSDDLSQIFDSGNSCDFVILANSPTGNKQEDGTLEMVDTRICAHKIILSQFPLFNASEGISNITFNISQSCQPYVTSFIRYIYTRKIDVTFSSAECLHWMASKFGVKQLMEDVGRVFTKVLPEDALFHTPVSLYKYAGESGDLVLQENCVQYLAWNFQNLTGSPAWSQLPVELLSALLARSDLVVPDEYSLLQLVESWITGKGDSISSETQADLLSLIRFPMISAEKLYELESNSPFSAHRNMYLENMLKAFEFNVLLFSDLLSNPKFKKEDADYQPRIYTTDPWSTSIDSTTTSPYYGYNNQIVKSLTTPVHNSLIFKSNKIGWEAIVFKDQYQCSNRGMRCESLPMARLITYSGTQNNVIFRNRLVVMCQGKYICQVQDFKDNVAYITMNSTSQSYPCPDGNYIYTFVVRPEYV from the exons ATGCTAACACGGCGAAATGTGTGCACCCTGTGGCTTCTGCTACTTCTCCATGTCTCTGGAAGAGCATTCAAATTTAGCCTGTACA GAAACCCTGAGCCCCATGAAGGGGATGTGAGGCTGGTCGGCTCTAAGAGCGTTTCAGAGGGCCGCGTGGAGGTCTACCACGATGGGAAATGGGGTACGGTGTGTGACGATGGCTGGGACATTCTGGAGGCCCAGGTGGTGTGTCGTCAGCTTCATTTCCCTGGAGCAAAAGACGTTGTCATTGGGAACGACTACGGACCAG CCACTGGACCTATTTGGCTAGATGATCTCAAATGTAAAGGCACAGAGACCCATCTGTTTACTTGCGAATTCAAAGGCTGGGGATTAACTGACTGCAGCCACAAAGAGGATGTTGGAGTTGTTTGTGAAACAGCAA GCACTAATTTGACCATAAGTGATTCTACATACTCGCTGGACCACAGCTTCAGTCTGTCTGACGACCTCAGCCAAATCTTTGACAGTGGAAATAGCTGCGACTTTGTGATCTTAGCGAACAGTCCCACTGGAAACAAACAGGAGGACGGGACCCTGGAGATGGTTGACACAAGGATCTGTGCACACAAAATAATTCTCTCGCAATTCCCGCTCTTCAATGCCTCTGAGGGGATTTCTAACATCACATTCAACATCAGTCAGTCCTGCCAACCATACGTCACCTCTTTCATCAG GTACATTTACACCCGCAAGATAGATGTGACCTTCTCCTCAGCAGAGTGCCTCCACTGGATGGCTTCTAAGTTTGGGGTGAAGCAGCTGATGGAGGACGTAGGTCGGGTTTTCACTAAAGTCCTTCCAGAGGACGCTTTGTTTCACACTCCGGTGTCTCTTTACAAATATGCAGGTGAGAGTGGGGATTTAGTTCTCCAGGAGAATTGCGTTCAGTACCTGGCCTGGAACTTCCAAAACCTGACGGGGTCTCCGGCTTGGAGCCAACTGCCCGTGGAGcttctttcagctcttttaGCCCGCTCAGACCTGGTGGTGCCAGATGAGtactctctgctgcagcttgtgGAGAGCTGGATCACAGGGAAGGGTGACTCCATCAGTTCAGAAACCCAGGCTGACCTGTTGAGCCTCATTCGTTTCCCAATGATCTCTGCAGAGAAACTGTATGAGCTCGAGTCCAACTCTCCCTTCAGCGCTCACAGGAATATGTATCTTGAGAACATGTTGAAAGCGTTTGAGTTTAATGTTCTGCTCTTCAGTGATCTTTTGTCCAACCCGAAGTTCAAAAAAGAAGATGCTGACTACCAGCCAAGGATCTACACCACTGATCCATGGAGCACTTCTATTGATTCAACAACCACGTCACCATACTACGGTTACAATAATCAGATTGTCAAATCGTTGACGACCCCCGTCCACAACAGCCTGATCTTCAAGAGCAACAAGATAGGGTGGGAGGCAATCGTCTTCAAGGATCAATATCAATGTTCAAACCGAGGGATGCGCTGCGAGTCTCTCCCTATGGCAAGGTTAATTACCTACAGTGGCACACAGAACAACGTCATCTTTCGTAACCGGCTCGTGGTTATGTGCCAGGGCAAGTACATCTGTCAGGTTCAGGACTTCAAGGACAACGTAGCTTATATCACTATGAATAGTACCAGTCAGTCCTATCCATGTCCCGATGGTAACTACATCTATACCTTTGTGGTGAGACCAGAGTACGTTTGA